A genomic window from Halorubrum lacusprofundi ATCC 49239 includes:
- a CDS encoding queuosine precursor transporter — protein sequence MSEGTARAAGGEGPFAADPLDRSAVAAVGLITLFVVALATAQLTAAKVIALPLPFALPVVGPEITLPGAALAYALTFLASDCYAELYGRRATQVVVNVAFLANFLVLALVWSTLAAPGIDPEIAAAFDTALGPAANVVAGSLLAYVVSQNWDVVVFHAIRDRTGRGMLWLRNIASTASSQAIDTAIFVGVAFYAAPLVLGSGDPLPASVLLALGLGQYLLKLAIAVLDTPIVYLVVGAVRE from the coding sequence ATGAGTGAGGGGACGGCTCGGGCCGCCGGCGGCGAGGGGCCGTTCGCGGCCGACCCGCTCGACCGCTCCGCGGTGGCCGCGGTCGGGCTGATCACCCTGTTCGTCGTCGCGCTCGCCACCGCACAGCTCACCGCCGCGAAGGTGATCGCCCTCCCGCTCCCGTTCGCGCTCCCAGTGGTCGGCCCCGAGATCACGCTGCCGGGCGCCGCGCTCGCGTACGCGCTCACGTTCCTCGCGTCCGACTGCTACGCCGAGCTGTACGGCCGCCGCGCCACGCAGGTGGTCGTCAACGTCGCCTTCCTCGCGAACTTCCTCGTGCTCGCGCTCGTCTGGTCCACCCTCGCCGCGCCCGGGATCGACCCCGAGATCGCGGCCGCCTTCGACACCGCGCTCGGCCCCGCGGCCAACGTCGTCGCCGGGAGCCTGCTCGCGTACGTCGTGAGCCAGAACTGGGACGTGGTCGTCTTCCACGCGATCCGCGACCGCACCGGCCGCGGCATGCTGTGGCTGCGCAACATCGCGTCGACCGCCAGCAGTCAGGCCATCGACACCGCGATCTTCGTCGGCGTCGCGTTCTACGCCGCCCCCCTCGTGCTCGGCTCCGGGGACCCGCTCCCGGCGAGCGTCCTCCTCGCGCTCGGCCTCGGCCAGTACCTCCTCAAACTCGCGATCGCCGTCCTCGACACCCCGATCGTCTACCTCGTCGTCGGCGCCGTCCGCGAGTAG
- a CDS encoding ribbon-helix-helix domain-containing protein → MPKISVEIPGELLDDLDGHVGDDGKFVNRSDAVRASIRKTLDVLDEIDARHDRLADEAAEGAADATDRDDPAGGDDE, encoded by the coding sequence ATGCCAAAGATCAGCGTCGAGATCCCGGGCGAACTGCTCGACGACCTCGACGGCCACGTCGGCGACGACGGAAAGTTCGTGAACCGCAGCGACGCCGTCCGCGCGTCGATCCGCAAGACCCTCGACGTGCTCGACGAGATCGACGCGCGCCACGACCGACTCGCCGACGAGGCGGCCGAGGGCGCCGCCGACGCCACCGACCGCGACGACCCCGCCGGAGGCGACGATGAGTGA
- a CDS encoding BGTF surface domain-containing protein: MVLGVSDIAEAQVLTQDLSAEFAEDEANNDEKIDVDVASLRSEFDVEVSGDLDDSELSEEELENIFDDESATGLDDGDDDTVLIEDVQDGEAFVANFTDVDGGNYSFDFDVEDTTASDTDSIEVTELGEGELTLGGESIVTEQQGDVANITVTFDGTAETGTLLVGDEDDVGYQGNITIDSNGEDEVNVLFNSYAAGSSGNGTVFELANPDDTDAELDNFQQNQISDVLSDGDYTLSVSTSSDYDDTLDDPDTIGTLVLEQRATTNQQIWTTSEGTVTDIVDAADADDEDGLEELNSQIEGDNVTQASTIAEGDYVIHQIEASGLSGLLAQYDDDPTTALNDAVTDTGAGIGTAVTDTGAGIGTNDGALSLRVRQTQASTTANQDPAELQSNILGNMTVFADEETNNYYVVYDLDDTSAEDGEAFDARFRVQDDRLLNPSDSDRDALSTNELTNEYYQSVTASFDVAEREFEFDQDPYNVTNAEGQAVSGTSNVAPGTEVNVRLRSASGTSPSFIETSEGVRVNADGTWMTEFDFSDTSVGDEYTFTVRQTGLDENPSVDGTVIEAVDDGTDDGDDGNVTDGDDGDDGNVTDGDDGDDGNVTDGDDGTDDGDDGTDDGDDGSDDGSDGSDGGDDGGDSEDGTPGFGALVALVALIAAALLATRRNE, encoded by the coding sequence ATGGTTCTTGGTGTATCCGACATCGCTGAGGCGCAAGTTCTCACGCAGGACCTCTCGGCAGAGTTTGCTGAGGATGAAGCGAACAACGACGAGAAGATCGACGTCGACGTTGCATCGCTGCGTAGCGAATTCGACGTTGAAGTGAGCGGCGACCTTGACGACAGCGAGCTCTCCGAAGAAGAACTCGAGAACATCTTCGACGACGAGAGCGCAACCGGCCTCGACGACGGCGACGATGACACGGTGCTCATCGAGGACGTCCAGGACGGCGAAGCCTTCGTTGCGAACTTCACTGATGTTGACGGCGGCAACTACTCCTTCGACTTCGACGTCGAGGACACTACGGCCTCCGACACCGACTCGATCGAAGTGACCGAGCTCGGCGAGGGTGAACTCACCCTTGGTGGCGAGAGCATCGTCACCGAACAGCAGGGTGACGTCGCGAACATCACCGTCACCTTTGACGGTACCGCTGAAACTGGTACGCTCCTCGTCGGCGACGAAGACGATGTTGGCTACCAGGGTAACATCACGATTGACTCGAACGGCGAAGACGAAGTGAACGTCCTGTTCAACAGCTACGCCGCGGGTAGCTCCGGTAACGGGACGGTCTTTGAGCTCGCGAACCCGGACGACACGGACGCTGAGCTCGACAACTTCCAGCAGAACCAGATTTCCGACGTCCTCTCCGATGGCGACTACACGCTCTCGGTGAGTACGTCGAGCGACTACGACGATACGCTGGACGATCCCGACACGATCGGGACGCTCGTGCTCGAACAGCGCGCGACGACGAACCAGCAGATCTGGACGACCTCTGAAGGCACCGTCACTGACATCGTCGACGCAGCAGATGCCGACGATGAGGACGGGCTCGAAGAGCTGAACTCCCAGATTGAGGGTGACAACGTGACCCAGGCGAGCACGATCGCCGAGGGCGACTACGTCATCCACCAGATCGAGGCGTCCGGCCTGTCCGGCCTCCTCGCGCAGTACGACGACGACCCGACCACCGCGCTTAACGATGCAGTGACCGACACCGGCGCGGGTATCGGCACTGCAGTGACCGACACCGGCGCGGGTATCGGCACCAACGACGGTGCGCTCAGCCTGCGTGTCCGTCAGACTCAGGCCTCGACGACCGCCAACCAGGATCCCGCTGAACTGCAGAGCAACATCCTGGGTAACATGACGGTCTTCGCAGACGAGGAGACGAACAACTACTACGTCGTCTACGACCTCGACGACACGTCGGCTGAGGATGGCGAAGCGTTCGACGCACGCTTCCGCGTGCAGGACGATCGCCTCCTCAACCCGTCTGACTCGGACCGTGACGCTCTCTCGACGAACGAGCTCACCAACGAGTACTACCAGAGCGTGACCGCTTCCTTCGACGTGGCAGAGCGTGAATTCGAGTTCGACCAGGACCCTTACAACGTGACGAACGCTGAGGGTCAGGCCGTCTCGGGCACCTCGAACGTTGCGCCCGGTACTGAAGTGAACGTCCGCCTCCGCTCGGCGTCTGGTACGAGTCCCTCGTTCATCGAGACGAGCGAGGGCGTGCGTGTCAACGCTGACGGCACGTGGATGACTGAATTCGACTTCAGTGACACCTCGGTCGGTGACGAGTACACGTTCACGGTCCGGCAGACGGGCCTTGACGAGAACCCGTCCGTCGACGGTACGGTCATCGAAGCAGTCGATGACGGTACCGACGATGGTGACGACGGCAACGTGACCGACGGTGACGACGGTGACGACGGTAACGTTACCGACGGTGACGATGGTGACGACGGCAACGTCACTGACGGTGACGACGGCACCGACGATGGTGACGACGGAACCGACGACGGTGACGACGGCTCCGACGATGGATCCGACGGCTCCGACGGCGGTGACGACGGCGGCGACTCCGAAGACGGCACGCCCGGCTTCGGTGCGCTCGTCGCTCTCGTCGCCCTCATCGCGGCTGCGCTCCTCGCGACGCGGCGTAACGAGTAA
- a CDS encoding 50S ribosomal protein L15e, with protein MARSFYSHIKEAWRSPKEGKLAELQWQRKQEWRDEGAIERIERPTRLDKARELGYKAKQGVVVARVSVRKGGSRKQRHKAGRRSKRQGVNRLSRRKSIQRISEERASRKYRNLRVLNSYWVGEDGSQKWHEVILVDPNHPAIENDGDLGWIASDDHKGRAFRGLTSAGTKGRGQRTRGTGTEKTRPSVTGNDRQGK; from the coding sequence ATGGCACGAAGTTTCTACTCGCACATCAAGGAGGCGTGGCGGTCCCCCAAGGAGGGGAAACTCGCAGAGCTACAGTGGCAGCGCAAACAGGAGTGGCGCGACGAGGGCGCCATCGAGCGCATCGAGCGCCCCACCCGCCTGGACAAGGCCCGCGAGCTGGGCTACAAGGCGAAGCAGGGCGTCGTCGTCGCCCGCGTGAGCGTCCGCAAGGGCGGCTCGCGCAAGCAGCGACACAAGGCCGGCCGCCGCTCGAAGCGGCAGGGTGTCAACCGGCTCTCGCGCCGCAAGTCGATCCAGCGCATCTCGGAGGAGCGCGCCTCGCGCAAGTACCGGAACCTCCGCGTGCTCAACTCCTACTGGGTCGGTGAGGACGGCTCCCAGAAGTGGCACGAAGTGATCCTGGTGGACCCGAACCACCCCGCGATCGAGAACGACGGCGATCTCGGCTGGATCGCCTCGGACGACCACAAGGGGCGCGCGTTCCGCGGGCTCACCTCCGCCGGCACCAAGGGTCGCGGCCAGCGCACGCGCGGCACGGGTACGGAGAAGACCCGCCCGAGCGTCACCGGCAACGACCGGCAGGGCAAGTAA